Proteins encoded within one genomic window of Triticum aestivum cultivar Chinese Spring chromosome 2D, IWGSC CS RefSeq v2.1, whole genome shotgun sequence:
- the LOC123048929 gene encoding glycine-rich cell wall structural protein 1-like yields the protein MAASTKLVALGFVVLVSIGFTNASRMLASSSSAGGGGGGGGGGGSSSGGAGSGWGEGSGGGGGLGYGGESGGDSNKNYVVKGAGGGGGNGAGGGSQGGAGSGSGSGGGNGVGSSGSASAPSGNGYANADGQGGGGGGGAGADGSSGYGAGDGAGEGYGDSGIATAPAPSAGGASYSDAGGSGTGGGGGDGGNGGGNGAGGGQAASDDTSGGNASGGGSGNGGGQGGGVAQGPSMGVGSGSGFGGGHTGSTGSFGQGYATGFGGGKGGGTGGSYNGGSGNGGGSGSGGGRGGYH from the coding sequence ATGGCTGCTAGCACTAAGCTTGTAGCTCTTGGCTTTGTTGTCCTCGTGAGCATTGGGTTCACCAATGCTTCGAGGATGCTGGCTAGCTCCTCTAGTGCTGGGGGTGGAGGCGGGGGAGGCGGAGGCGGTGGCAGCTCGTCGGGTGGGGCTGGGAGTGGATGGGGTGAAGGGTCCGGAGGAGGTGGTGGCTTGGGATATGGTGGTGAGAGTGGTGGAGATTCCAATAAGAATTATGTTGTCAAGGGAGCTGGGGGAGGAGGAGGAAACGGTGCTGGCGGTGGTTCTCAAGGCGGAGCCGGATCCGGTTCCGGCTCTGGTGGTGGAAACGGTGTTGGTTCGAGTGGATCGGCATCAGCCCCTAGTGGCAATGGGTACGCCAATGCTGATggtcagggtgggggcggtggtggaggTGCTGGTGCAGATGGGTCAAGCGGATATGGAGCCGGAGATGGTGCCGGCGAAGGATATGGTGACAGTGGCATAGCAACTGCACCAGCTCCTTCTGCTGGTGGTGCCAGCTACTCTGATGCCGGAGGTAGTGgtactggcggcggcggcggtgacggagGAAATGGAGGTGGTAATGGCGCTGGAGGTGGACAGGCGGCCAGCGATGACACTTCCGGAGGCAATGCCAGTGGAGGGGGTAGCGGCAACGGTGGTGGCCAAGGTGGAGGTGTAGCTCAAGGTCCAAGCATGGGAGTTGGTTCTGGTTCTGGCTTTGGGGGCGGGCATACTGGTAGCACTGGCTCATTTGGTCAAGGCTATGCCACCGGATTCGGTGGTGGAAAGGGTGGGGGCACGGGCGGCAGCTACAACGGTGGGTCTGGCAACGGTGGAGGCAGCGGAtccggaggcggcagaggcggatACCACTAA